Part of the Quercus robur chromosome 5, dhQueRobu3.1, whole genome shotgun sequence genome, TACTCTTTAGCTACTATTCTATCATTATCAATATTATGACTTCAAACAACTGTTGCTATCTTGTTTTTGCagattattattatcaatttattatttcttttaaagaGCTTTTAACCTAGTGACTTCCCCTACTCTTCCTTAAAGGGTCacaaaaagatatatatatatatatatatatatatatatatatgtattaacaTCATgacatcaccatcaccatcaatATAATCATATTTCAATGTTACAACCCCCACCACTTTGTCACCAGTGCCATTGTTACTATTACGATTCTTTTTATTGACAAACATCCCTCTATAttctaaataattaaatacataatAATATCATGTAACTcatttttggtgaaaaaaaaaattagagctcCCAACCACAGAGCAAAATGGATTATAAATTCAATATTATAATGTGTTTAGAATGagtttattttgcttaaaaataaattatatataaacaagtgtaatcttaaaacttaaaagagttgcacataaattaaataagctaaaaaaaaaaagcaaattgcACAATAGAAGATTATCAAAATGACACTTCCTCAAACGTTTGCCTCCTATTAGAATGTTCCATTTCTATTTTAAATTCCTATCCAAATTATGAATGAAATGATACTCTCTTcctttaaattatataaatgacACTCTACTGTTATGGTTTTAACAAATGATTagtgggaaattttttttgatgtgtATTCTAAGGATGTGCAACCAACTCACCGACCCACCAAAACTGACCCGACACAACTCAACCcatcgggttgggtcggtttttagggGTGTGTGGGTTGAGTTGggttattaaaaattttttaatagtggGTTAGGTTGAGTTTGGGTCATAACAATCACAACTCGCCCCAACTAGACCCacctatatatttaaattttaaattatatatatttaatatatatttaaaacaatattatataattaataattttttatttaattttttcccctATTCAGCTCCTCTTATATAAAACTCAATTCTCccttctcttattttttttataactgaGTTGGGATACTAGTTcaggtttattttgtttatcaactcagttggatatattttgtttataattgagTTAAAATACtagttcatatatattttgtttatcaactcaggTGACAAGcgagatatatattttttgcttaatttaataataatagtaataaaaaaaatattgtctaaCTCATGGGTTCAACCCAACCTAACTAgatccatgtgggttgggttgggttgaacctctgtgatgggttgggttgggttggattggatttttttaacctaccatggtgggttgggtcaaaaaatctcATCAATCCGACCCAACCTGACTCATGCACACCTTTAGTGTATTCTATTGCGAGAGGTATATATATAGAGACACGAATTCCTATAATGGCTATGACTAGTAGTGTTAACCTTAGGGACTTGTACAAGTAATAGTATAATGGGCATAAGCGGCTTGGTGGATGATTCTCAATGAAGATATCAACGAGTTTGTTTCAAAATGAGACCAAATGAAGTTGTAAAGTCCCCTAAAAAGATGGTACCAGACAAAATGGTAGTTAGTCTCAAATTGCGTCCGCTCATGAAAACATCATTATGGGTAATCAAACATCACTCCTCTCCTATTGTCACAACACAAAAACAATGGTGGATGAGAATGAAATATACACCTTGTAGAAGCTAATGCAACCAAAGAAGCTCAAAGCCAGTGACAGACCTACAGTAGGGCAGGGGGAGCCatcccccccccaaaaaaaagaaaagaaaagaaaaaaggctgGTATATGTATATAATCTAAAACAAGGTACTATGACTCTAAAGTGTGTACTGTGACTCTGAGCTTGTGAGACTAAAGTCTTTGGTCTATGAATGAGTCAATAACTTTGTCTTTGTCTacttgtgatttaattttttgtgtggtTGTGATTTAAGTCTTTGTGTGGCCAATGGTCAATAATTAGATTTTAGATAACATTAATTAACTATTTAAGTCATGGCTTTAGCAAAAATTCTAACAAGTAGAAACTTTGTTGTCATGCTGTGGGCATGGTTGTGTAATTGTGTTCCATTCTTTTAGAAGGAAATTCATGAAGAAATTGGTGATGCAAAGTTTTGTCTAATTGTTGATGAAGCTCGTGATGAGTCAATGAATGGCAAATGGCTATTGTTATAAGATTTGTAGACAAAGATGGTTTTTGCTTGAGAACGTTTTTTTGGGGTAGTTCATGTCCTTGATACTACGACTTTAACACTAAAAGATGAAATATATTCTGTCTTGTTACATCATAGTCTGGATATTCAAGATATTTGAGGGCAAGGATATGATGGTGCAAGCAATATGTGAGGTGAGTGGAATGGATTAAAAGCTTTGGTTTCAAATGACTGTCCATATGTTCACTACATTCATTGTTTTGCACATCACTTGCAGTTAGCATTAATGGCAGCATAAAAAGAAGTTATTCTTGttcaaagtttttttaatagattatcTGCTATTGTCAATGTTGTTGGTGCTTTATGCAAGCATACTAAGCAACTAAAAAAAGCTTATGCTGATCAAATTgcatattttgttgaaattggtGAGCTTGAAACTGGAAAAAGACTTAATCGGATTAGCACATTACAACGGCTAAAGATACTCGTTGGGTTTCTCACTTGAGATCAATTTCTAGTTTGGTAAATATATTTAGTCCAACATGTGGAATTTTACTTAAGATAATCAAGGAAGGAAATACTACTTCCCTACGAGAAGCAGCATACTCATGTTATCATGCTACgatttcttttaaatttgtgttCATTTTGCATCTCATGAAAGAAATTATGGAGATCATTGATGCACTCTGTCAAGCTTTGCAGTGTCAGTCTCAAGACATTTTAAATGCCATGAATTTTGTTTCATCCATTAAAGCACTTATTCAAAAATTCAGAGATGAAGAATGGGATAGTTTACTTACCACTGTGAAATCATTTTGTGAGGCACGTGACATAGATGTCCTAGATATGAATGCTCGTTATGTTAAGAGAGGAGGTTTAGATCGTCATCAATAAGATGACTTCACAATTGAGCATCATTATCGAGTAGATATTTTTATGCTGTGATAGATTCTATATTACAAGAATTAAATTATCGGTTTAGTAAGTATGCGGTGGAATTGCTTAATCTTAGTTAAGCTATTGATCCTAAAGAGGCACATGAGTCTTTTAGATGTAAAGACATTTTGTCATTAGTAAACAAGTTTTATCTAAGAGACTTCATAGATCAAGAAATGACTCTTTTAAAGGTAGAAGTTAATCATTATGAGCACATTATAGTTTAGCATCCGGAATTCAAAAAGCTATCAAGTATTGCTAAGTTGTGCCAATGGTTggtaaaaacccaaaaatcattattttaccCATATGTTTATAGAGTGATTATACTTGTGCTTACTCTTCCAGTTTCTACTATAACTACAGAGTGAGCATTTTCAACCATAAATATTATCAAGAATAGGCTTTGCAACAAGATGGAAGATGATTTTCTAATGGATTCTATGATTTTTACATTGAGAAGGAGATTGTTGCAAAATTTGGTACATAATCAATCATAAACGACTTTCAAGATTTAAAAGAGCACCGAGTTCCattttgataaatgtgttgaaatgtttaagaaacacttattttgtatgttatattttgttgatgtttttaTAATATGGAATGTTTTAGAatcacttattttgtatgtagtattttgttgaatatgaaatggatgttagtttttattttcataattttattttattttatttttttgttttaagccCCCCCTCCCTACGTTTGAATCCTGGTTTCGTCCCTGCTCAAAGCCAAAGGTGGCATTAACTAAGTTGCGATACTCAGCCTCAATTCTAGAATAAACTACCATCATTTGTTTCTTACTATGACAGGAGGCAAGAGGCAAGAGGCAAGAGGCAAGAGAAGTATCTAGGAGGAAATTGAACCTCGTCATAGAATGGTGATTGATAAGGCCTATAGTCCAATCTTAACTCAATTGGAAAAGTccttaagacttttttttttatcaaaaaaaaaaagtctttggaCTTAGTTTTGAAGTTTCATTTATACCAAAACCCATCAGTATCCtgatctaataataaagaacaattattatgGAGTGAGCGTCATAGAGGTTCAAGTTCATATCTATAactaaaatatgttttatatatatatatatatatatatatatatatatataatcaaatttttttttttttttttttttttttttttttttgtggggagGGGGGAAGATTTGATAGgatttcaacttatgacgttcACTATATGATGATTGCTCTTATTATCAAGCTAAGTCATCAACCAATTTTTAATGTAGGCGGGGTTTGAACTATGGATCTCTTATTCAACGACAATAGTTGAGGTAACTAAAAACCACTAAAATCAAATACTTTTGACTTTTAGTTActtatgaaaaaagaagaaattctcaACCTTAAGAACCTCATCATAGTTTACATatcattatttcattatttatttttaattgattttaaattctattctatatttagacccttcattaaaatcttacctaatcatattttcatatacaaatacaaACATAATAAATGCCTAATAATCACTATTataatgatttgattttatattaagacaaaaaaaataaaatagtgaaaattttatattttctaattagaaattctactctataTTAAAACCCTCCATTAAAATCTTACataaatcatattttcatttgcaaacacaaacataataaataactattattaataattactaaAAGTCTATAATTACTAAGTTTTATAattagacaaaaaataaaagagctaacataattatattttatatataaaattttatgtgcATTGTACAAGTTACCAAATAAATGATATTTGTTCTTTCTCATCATTCTAAgatacaaatcaatttttattacagGCGAGATTAGAatccttaattttttattcgaGTGTAATATATTTGACCAGTTGGCTCCAAGAGAAGTGGAAATGGGAGCGCAATTCATCCGAAATATATTCATGCCAGCTCAATAGAAAAATAGTGCTACTGCCAAAGAAGCCCCAACACGTGCACACACAGAACAAACCACAAAGAAACACACATCGCCGGACCTATGTTGTAGAGCTCCACAAACTTAAGAGACAAACAAAACTCATAAGCAACCATTCTAGTTTTTTCCACCCAATTCATCCTACTTGTTTTTGATTTGTCGCCCCTGTCTTTCTCACTCTCTTCAATGCTTTGGTCCCAACAAACTCTTCCaacgtagagagagagagagagagaaacatagaTATCAAAGAAGTCCCTTAAAACCTCTCTCTCACCATACATTTACATATACATTCCATATTCAATGAAAGCAGGCGCAATCAAAGGGAGTGTGAACTGATCCCATTCATTCTCTCATACGTCTTTGGTATTAACTCCACCTTATAAAGCCCATACCAAAAGCAACCCACATGGTAAATGATATCACTGCCAtacttttgtcttttctttctttcatcccCAGGCTGCATGCTTTTTCCATATTTGTCAAGAAAATTGGAATAGGTAGTTTTGATTTGGTTTAGGATTTTCCTATTATTGAGGGGAACTTTTATTTGGGAATAAATCATTTGGTGAGGGcttgaatttctttttcctgGTTGGGTGTGATCTTGGTCTGGATGggtttttgaatgtttttatttatgtgGGTTTTGATTCTTGAAGATAATCAAACACCCATATGACAAAAACCAATATTGCTTCATCATTGCCACTGTGAGATGCAATTCCAGCCAAATGGGAGAGTTTTGATATGAGTTTGATGTTTGTGAAAAAAACAGAAAACGTAAATCCCAGAAGCTGAATTTGATTGGAAATTGAAGTAAAGATGCAACCAAGGTTGATGGCACTGGAGGAAGGCAAGGACCTTGCCCCTACAGTGAGAACATATCAACATAGGGCTTTGCCTCTGAGAgttcttcaatttttcttgGTATTTTTGGTTCTGGGTCTTGGGGTTTCAGTTTGCAGCATGTATATGATtcgattttttaaaattccaaatGCGGCTCCAGTAGTACAGCCCACTATTGTGCCTTCTTGCTTTGTTGAGCTAGATAGTATACAGAGTTGGATTAGGCCTCCATCAAATTTGTTGCACATCATGAATGATACTGAGCTGTTGTGGCGGGCTTCGTTTGTTCCTCAAATAAAGAGTTATCCTTTCAATAGAGTTCCTAAGATTGCATTCATGTTCTTAACAAAGGGGCCATTGCCAATGGCACCTCTTTGGGAGAGGTTCTTTAAGGGGCAAGAGGGGCGTTATTCGATCTATGTTCATGCAATGCCATCTTATGATGCCAACTATCCACCTTCATCAGTTTTTTACAGGAGACAAATCCCAAGCCAGGTATCAGAGATCTTTGgttctttttatatatgtttagtgGCATGAGTGGTTCTCTTTATTTCATCAAAAGTAATTTCTTTAATTACTATTATTGTTGTCTCctgaatatatattaaaaattgtcTGTACAACTATAAACTGTCTGATATTTTGTGAATTGAGATGGCCCTGAAGCTGCCGAAGAGCTATCCTTTTGAGTTTTATAGGGACCCATCAGCTATAGAATTTTGAAAGGAATCAATGGATGTACTTGGTCATATTGGCCGTATGTTCATCCAATCCCTAATAAATTGCTAATTATGTGCTTAGCATATTCTATTCAAATGGCTAGATGTCACCCTCTATAATTTTTGTGACAGTATTGATATATATTGGCCGTCATTGTAAAGGTAGGATTGATAGTTGATGGGAAATATATAATTAGTTGAGATGCTTCAGCAATTATGTTGGAGACTATTGATTGCATTGTCGAGGAGTGACCATGTTTTAAGTTGAAAGGTAGAAAATGAAGATCAAATCAAATTAGTGCTTGGTGGAAATTGATTGACAACATATAGCATTAAAAAAACTTACCTATCAaaagaccccaaaaaaaaaagaaaaactcttgCCTGGTGGAATGTTGAAGGGGATTCATTTGGCTGTCTCAAATGGAAAAAGGACCCTTGTAGTTGTCCTTCCCCAAATATTCAGGACATgacttttttgagttttgacttgGTTAGTTTAGAAGGATGTATGCTACACCATATTGGTTTACATGCAAGCATTTGTGGGTCTTTTACATGGAAAGACAATGTGAAGAAACTAGAAAGCACATTGGAGCCATACTTTGTAAAAGGAAAGATTAGAATTTGCCATACATTCCCTACATACTACCTAATATCAGTTTGTTCCGGTCTATTGCACTTTTCTTGTGCCTGTTTCACCTTGGGGGTTTGGTTTATAGGTCTAACCTCGTAACCTATGATATAACCACAGATTGGGGAATTCCTACTAGGAAGGTTCCAACCTCTTTGTTGTCTTTGGGCAACATAATAGAAAGGATGTACAAATTTGGTACTATCTACTCAGATTCACTTTATGGTCGTAGTAATATTTAACTGATATTATGTGCTCTGACTTCTGACAGCTTCTTTGCATATGGTGGATGCCAACCGGTGACTAGGAAATGCTTctggctgtttttttttttttttaaagaaaatagttttataGGCTTTTTCAGAGTATTTCTTGCTGCCTCTCATCACTCATTCACCCAATTCCAACCCCAACTCCCATTGCAAACTTTTCCTTGATGTACATGATTCAGTCatcagttttttttcttttctttctttctttggtaAGGGTGAATCTTTAACCACTagcaacacatacatataagTTGAGTTTAAGGCAAGGGCTCCGGTTTTTGGGTATAAGTTCCTTTGAAGTGTCATTTTTGTTCCTAGATGGAATAATTTCAGAATTGGTTTTGTCAATTCAACCTTGAATCAAGAGGGGACATTATTGAGTTGCATTTGACAATAAACATGTTGTGGTTCATTTGTAGTAGGAAATAACTGGTGACCTCTATAAAAGTTGTGCACCATCCTACATTCTTGTAGTTTTTGGCCATTCATCCTCATTTCTTAATTTTCACTTTGATAGTCCTCAATGATCCAGTTCAATGGCTATCTGGCATCTGCTTTGACTTGTAACAGTCTAGGAGGCAATAGTGACATATGCGTATTTTCCTGAATGACACTGGTGAAACATCTGCTTCAAATGGATGCACCACCAGTAATGCTTTACATGCCcctattattattgttaagcATCATGCTTTGACTTGTTACTTCTCTTTTAAATGCATGCTGCCTTTTGGGACTACATACTTTGTGTATTGAAAATTTATATGGTATGCAGTTAATCTCTTCTTTGTTTGATAgagacaaaattttcattttgaatgaGAAATGTTGATGCATTTTTGTTTGGCACCTTGACCAACCTTTATGTATGCGTGCACCACATGGCACTTCTACTGGAAGCTAGAAATCTCTTGCacaggcttttttttttggtgtgtgtgggTGGGGGGTAAATTTTCTCCTCTTAGGGTATATAGCCAATCAAAGATTATGTACAATTATCTATTTGCTTGGAAATTCCTGTTCTGAAATGCCAGAGCAATTTCCTCTCACCCAAAACTTTATGCTGATATCATTAGAGCATTAACTTTTGAAGTAAAGTTAGATTGTCAAAATGATGTTGGCAAGCCTGTTTCTAGAGAAGCTTCTGGACTTTGTAGGATTTTTGTGCTTGGAATGTGAGTGTGGAAATGATAAGAAATTTTCTATCTGTATTTCTAATCAGCTACTTTAAGATGTTTCTATTCAGCATGTTTTCTTTCatgaaaaaggaaggaaaataaaagaaaattaatcacCATGTTTTCTCTTGTTGGGAAAATTAGCCACTCATTTTCCTATGGTTTTTTGATGAACAGGTGACAGAGTGGGGAAGAATGACTATGTGTGATGCTGAGAGGAGGCTTCTGGCTAATGCATTGCTTGATATCTCAAATGAATGGTTTATCCTGCTGTCTGAGGCATGCATTCCTCTCCGTAACTTCAGCATTGTCTATAGCTACATATCAAGATCCAAGCACAGCTTTATGGGTTCATTTGATGAACATGGACCCTATGGGAGAGGGCGCTATAATGAAAAAATGGCACCTCTGGTCAACCTCACCAATTGGCGTAAGGGGCCTCAATGGTTTGAAGTTAATCGAGAACTTGCAGT contains:
- the LOC126725226 gene encoding glycosyltransferase BC10; the protein is MQPRLMALEEGKDLAPTVRTYQHRALPLRVLQFFLVFLVLGLGVSVCSMYMIRFFKIPNAAPVVQPTIVPSCFVELDSIQSWIRPPSNLLHIMNDTELLWRASFVPQIKSYPFNRVPKIAFMFLTKGPLPMAPLWERFFKGQEGRYSIYVHAMPSYDANYPPSSVFYRRQIPSQVTEWGRMTMCDAERRLLANALLDISNEWFILLSEACIPLRNFSIVYSYISRSKHSFMGSFDEHGPYGRGRYNEKMAPLVNLTNWRKGPQWFEVNRELAVKIVADVTYYPKFKDFCRPACYVDEHYFQTMLSIETPHLIANRSLTYVDWSRGGAHPATFGKVDIKEEFFKKIFDSKICLYNNQPSSLCYLFARKFSPSALEPLLQLSSEVLGF